In Lujinxingia sediminis, a single genomic region encodes these proteins:
- the hpt gene encoding hypoxanthine phosphoribosyltransferase: protein MKAPKRKLKVLISEEEIQKRCRELAAQINEDFAGDSVHVIGVLKGSFMFLSDLVKHLTIDVSIDFLGLSSYGSSQETSGVVRMTSDLALPIKGRNVIIVEDIIDTGLTMKYLVENLRTRMPADLKVCTLLSKPSNTREDVPLDYVGFTIGDEFVIGYGLDDAEFSRNIPYIGVVDFDSQD from the coding sequence ATGAAAGCTCCCAAGCGCAAACTCAAAGTCCTTATCTCCGAGGAGGAGATTCAGAAGCGCTGCCGCGAGCTCGCCGCGCAGATCAACGAGGACTTCGCCGGAGACTCGGTGCACGTCATCGGCGTGCTCAAGGGCTCGTTTATGTTTCTCTCCGACCTGGTCAAGCATCTGACCATCGATGTCTCAATCGATTTTCTGGGGCTCTCCAGTTACGGTTCAAGCCAGGAAACGAGCGGGGTGGTGCGTATGACCTCCGATCTGGCGTTGCCCATTAAGGGGCGCAACGTCATCATCGTTGAAGATATCATCGATACCGGCCTGACCATGAAGTATCTGGTGGAGAACCTGCGCACGCGCATGCCCGCTGATCTCAAGGTGTGTACGCTCTTGTCGAAACCCTCCAATACCCGCGAAGATGTGCCCCTGGATTATGTGGGCTTTACCATCGGGGATGAGTTCGTGATCGGCTATGGGCTCGACGATGCTGAATTTTCGCGCAACATCCCCTACATTGGGGTCGTTGATTTCGATTCGCAGGATTAA
- the dapF gene encoding diaminopimelate epimerase, which produces MMDFAKFHGLGNDFIVVAQRAEAWTPARVRAICDRHLGVGADGVLLLEQWGEDRLRMIVFNQDGSRPQMCGNGVRCAAAYAQHHWDMGGRLIVESDAGPRACEITPGEHPGSWEVNVAMGPARIGERHALEVEGHTFAYTPVDMGNPHAVIFNFPGDRLVDLAGEAANAGHPDFAEGVNLEFVEARGDEWRTSVYERGVGRTRACGTGACAVAAAIWDRGLAPPDTPVVVALPGGRLTIETRQGQIWMQGPAQKVFTGTYPNLRSNEDA; this is translated from the coding sequence ATGATGGACTTCGCCAAATTCCATGGCCTTGGAAATGACTTCATTGTCGTGGCGCAGCGCGCTGAGGCCTGGACTCCTGCCCGGGTTCGCGCCATCTGCGATCGTCACCTGGGCGTGGGCGCCGACGGGGTGTTGCTCCTGGAGCAATGGGGCGAAGATCGCCTGCGCATGATCGTCTTCAACCAGGACGGCAGCCGTCCGCAGATGTGCGGAAACGGTGTGCGATGTGCCGCGGCGTATGCGCAACACCACTGGGACATGGGCGGCAGGCTCATCGTCGAGAGCGACGCAGGTCCGCGGGCCTGCGAGATCACCCCTGGCGAACACCCCGGCAGTTGGGAGGTCAACGTGGCGATGGGGCCCGCGCGCATTGGCGAGCGCCACGCGCTGGAGGTCGAGGGCCACACCTTCGCGTACACGCCGGTGGATATGGGAAACCCCCACGCGGTGATTTTCAACTTTCCCGGCGACAGGCTCGTTGACCTCGCCGGAGAGGCGGCAAATGCCGGCCACCCCGACTTCGCCGAGGGCGTCAACCTGGAGTTCGTCGAGGCACGGGGTGACGAATGGCGCACGAGCGTGTATGAGCGGGGCGTTGGCCGGACCCGCGCCTGCGGCACCGGGGCTTGCGCTGTCGCCGCTGCGATCTGGGACCGGGGTCTGGCCCCTCCCGACACGCCGGTGGTCGTCGCATTGCCGGGCGGTCGGCTCACGATCGAAACACGCCAGGGCCAGATCTGGATGCAAGGTCCGGCTCAGAAGGTTTTTACAGGGACGTACCCGAATCTCAGGAGTAATGAAGATGCGTAA
- a CDS encoding metallophosphoesterase family protein — protein MRIGHISDLHILAISDVRPWEYLNKRMIGGLNLLLNRSKAHSSVVVERALEALDSLDVDHIVISGDLTNLALDSEFAAAAEIIRSIESASTRVSVVPGNHDYYTPGAAREGRFERHFKDFLKSDLPEYQLKRGYPFCHIRQDVAFVGLNSGLATPWLFATGKVAEDELEQAARMLDDERLKSRFKVVVVHHPLMADEHHRFSFNRRLLNADEVLTTLRQKNVDLVLHGHNHYLSVLQVPKLGEPGTTFVCEAGSTSMEGGDPVMAGKFNIYTIEDGALAEIETHLFESHESGFRPFRSEVFRQQVEEQAG, from the coding sequence ATGCGCATTGGCCACATCTCCGATCTTCATATTCTCGCAATCTCCGACGTCCGCCCCTGGGAGTACCTCAACAAGCGGATGATTGGCGGCCTGAACCTGCTGCTCAATCGCTCCAAAGCCCACTCCTCGGTCGTCGTGGAGCGGGCGCTTGAGGCGCTGGACTCTCTGGATGTGGATCACATCGTCATCAGCGGCGATCTGACCAACCTGGCTCTGGATTCGGAGTTCGCGGCTGCGGCCGAGATCATCCGCAGCATCGAGTCGGCCTCCACCCGCGTGAGCGTCGTGCCCGGAAACCACGACTACTACACGCCGGGCGCGGCCCGCGAAGGAAGGTTCGAGCGTCACTTTAAGGATTTCCTGAAGAGCGACCTTCCCGAATATCAGCTCAAGCGAGGTTACCCCTTCTGCCATATCCGTCAGGATGTGGCCTTCGTGGGCCTGAACAGCGGCCTGGCCACCCCCTGGCTCTTCGCCACCGGCAAGGTCGCTGAAGATGAGCTGGAACAGGCCGCCCGCATGCTCGACGACGAAAGGCTCAAGTCCCGCTTTAAGGTTGTGGTGGTCCATCATCCGCTGATGGCCGACGAGCACCACCGCTTTAGCTTCAACCGCCGTCTGCTCAACGCCGACGAGGTGCTTACGACGCTGCGCCAGAAGAACGTCGACCTGGTCCTCCACGGCCATAACCACTACCTCTCCGTGCTTCAGGTGCCCAAGCTGGGTGAGCCTGGCACGACCTTCGTCTGCGAAGCGGGCAGCACCTCGATGGAGGGCGGCGACCCGGTGATGGCCGGGAAGTTCAACATCTATACCATCGAAGACGGCGCGCTGGCCGAGATCGAAACACACCTCTTTGAGAGCCACGAGTCGGGCTTTCGCCCCTTCCGCTCTGAAGTCTTTCGTCAGCAGGTTGAGGAGCAGGCCGGGTGA
- a CDS encoding thymidine kinase — MILQPRDVGWIEVICGPMFSGKTEELIRRLKRASYARQSVQIFKPAIDDRYDESAIVSHSQISLPSVAVKNLDELRHALDPQVDVVGIDEVQFFDERVIDFCEELADGGRRVVVAGLDQDYRGQPFGPMPGLLSVAEYITKLMSICMRCGNPAHRSYRLSEDPQQVLVGTAQQYEARCRRCFTEGYPSQSAAASKPAEHQRMEPRGRR; from the coding sequence ATGATTCTTCAGCCCCGCGATGTCGGTTGGATTGAAGTCATCTGCGGACCGATGTTCTCCGGTAAGACCGAAGAGCTGATCCGACGGCTCAAGCGTGCGAGCTACGCTCGCCAGAGTGTGCAGATCTTCAAGCCGGCCATCGACGACCGCTACGATGAGAGCGCGATCGTCAGCCACAGTCAAATCTCGCTGCCCAGTGTGGCCGTCAAAAACCTCGATGAGCTTCGTCACGCGCTCGACCCTCAGGTCGATGTCGTGGGCATCGATGAGGTGCAGTTCTTCGATGAGCGCGTGATCGACTTCTGCGAGGAGCTTGCCGATGGCGGCCGTCGCGTGGTGGTCGCCGGGCTCGATCAGGACTACCGCGGCCAACCCTTTGGTCCGATGCCGGGATTGCTCTCGGTGGCCGAATACATCACCAAACTGATGTCGATCTGCATGCGTTGCGGCAACCCCGCTCATCGCAGCTATCGCCTCTCTGAAGATCCCCAACAGGTGCTGGTGGGGACCGCCCAACAGTACGAAGCCCGCTGCCGGCGCTGCTTCACCGAGGGATACCCCTCGCAGAGCGCCGCGGCGTCCAAGCCCGCAGAACACCAACGTATGGAACCCCGAGGTCGTCGATGA
- a CDS encoding CARDB domain-containing protein has protein sequence MPMRTPALSFFSAAAIALLATLMFVSGVGCGDDPDSSGAGEVTIDELRPAAGYPDVEVRLAFSIAPAEGRSDDGFSWRVNFGDGATLSGVGVEGSASHRYTSVGEYTIEVEALFEGSRADRETVIYRVYDPINVGVEAVSARPTNVRTGEVATISFDVINRTASPVLTDVPVRAYLSTTAQISRAELASLTVLGETLVEATTDDGEVLGGGATRNVGFSATVPDVASGSYFVAVVLAPDGELADTDLDDNIAVSLTPLRVENFDAGLADISLSDLVVSPDRAFPTLNRLTRGFVLENRGGEDVFNVVHRTYLQVGSPVRDASAILLHESAPIGIPAQASRVIGPEAFVLAEEIIPEPESELEVYLFVEAFSEDGDVQESTLDNNELALETPIIVSDQLVDGPDIAVRNFAVTPASTYLGGNLEVSATIANEGTLDVGSFFCGVYLGLEARPNVDNDSRITNINVAALASGATREVERTVNVPMLVRPGVYFPYVVCDPLGAIEEPFRSNNTALQLDAVNITDEADIDLFVASLTVPSSATQGDLITVRAEICVDGSNASGATAGALFRSAGTSVNFGADPVETFEIPNINPGECEELTFEVEAQCADFIAQQSFGLAVDTGGLLPEANVTNNRRTGTNPLAVEGPFCTCTEDANSPNHQVFDAVNTSAGTLDAAVCVPNTCDFYETQVSAGQTLIVTTRFDSDRGALQTTLFAPNRSEQLARTATADEQQVAVFLAPASRVYPYSVCGRSAGDQNYYELDVQVLDLASDVDVLPRALELPPQTTWSAGATIDLSAEIVNIGAVATGGFEARVVLTSSRELGGEGDITLGNFPIASIESGSSRQLTLPVELSAGLADGTYHLALTLDPAGSLNESRVGNNTAFSTSFEVFTRCFDPFSPNTSFDEAASLTEGSFSNLLACAGQSDYYEICVADGQQFDATINFLNSQGDLDLRLFAADRSVIDTSARSGVDEEQVGVDYVNGAQCYYLRVSLVPIDPDASTTYTLDLDVREVDPALRCDGDFEPNNDLDNATSLRAALDAPAALDRCPVGDVDVYHVELAAGQPVTLRANLEPAAQPGILRMQIYRPNRTPDDLDESAPGLPRAELINYVPPVSGRYFVEISVGGSERRVTYTLEAEDLPGIDLSATNLTIGPGSYQEGDVVRYGFDLTNAGGDTAAAPTYEVFLGTSAIRDQGQDIFLGEFALSDVAPGQTLDVTGQVALPAGYTPGTGYLHVVVDPLDEFGDVNRANNVASRTIELVEAQGGTP, from the coding sequence ATGCCCATGCGCACCCCTGCTCTCTCATTCTTCTCCGCTGCGGCGATTGCCTTACTCGCGACGCTGATGTTCGTGTCCGGCGTGGGCTGCGGCGATGACCCCGACAGCAGCGGCGCCGGGGAGGTGACGATCGATGAGCTTCGCCCGGCGGCAGGCTATCCCGATGTGGAGGTTCGGCTGGCGTTTTCCATCGCACCGGCGGAGGGCCGCAGCGACGACGGGTTTAGCTGGCGGGTCAACTTCGGTGACGGAGCCACGCTCAGCGGGGTCGGTGTCGAGGGCTCGGCAAGCCACCGCTATACCTCGGTTGGCGAGTATACCATTGAGGTGGAAGCGCTCTTTGAAGGCAGCCGTGCCGATCGCGAGACGGTCATCTATCGGGTCTACGACCCGATCAATGTGGGTGTAGAGGCCGTGAGCGCGCGCCCGACCAACGTGCGGACGGGCGAAGTTGCCACCATTTCATTTGACGTAATTAACCGCACCGCGTCCCCGGTGCTTACGGATGTGCCGGTCCGTGCGTACCTCTCGACCACCGCGCAGATCTCACGCGCAGAGCTCGCCAGCCTCACCGTGCTTGGCGAGACGCTCGTCGAGGCCACCACCGACGATGGCGAGGTGCTCGGGGGCGGCGCTACCCGCAATGTGGGCTTCTCTGCGACCGTGCCGGACGTGGCTTCCGGCTCCTACTTTGTCGCGGTGGTCCTGGCTCCAGACGGGGAACTTGCTGATACCGACCTCGACGACAACATCGCCGTGAGCCTGACCCCGCTGCGTGTAGAGAACTTCGACGCTGGCCTGGCCGACATCAGCCTCTCGGATCTCGTGGTCAGCCCGGACCGCGCCTTTCCCACACTGAACCGCCTGACCCGCGGCTTTGTACTGGAGAATCGCGGCGGCGAAGACGTCTTTAACGTCGTGCATCGAACCTACCTGCAGGTGGGAAGCCCTGTGCGCGATGCTTCGGCCATTCTCCTTCATGAGAGCGCTCCGATAGGGATTCCCGCGCAGGCGTCCCGCGTCATCGGCCCCGAGGCCTTTGTTCTGGCCGAGGAGATTATCCCTGAACCGGAGAGCGAGCTGGAGGTCTACCTTTTCGTTGAGGCCTTCTCCGAGGACGGCGACGTGCAGGAAAGCACGCTCGACAACAACGAGCTGGCTCTGGAGACGCCCATCATCGTCTCCGACCAGCTCGTCGACGGCCCGGACATCGCGGTGCGCAACTTCGCGGTCACCCCGGCGAGCACCTACCTCGGTGGCAACCTGGAGGTCAGCGCGACCATTGCCAACGAGGGCACCCTGGATGTGGGAAGTTTCTTCTGCGGCGTGTACCTGGGACTTGAGGCCAGACCAAACGTCGACAACGACTCGCGCATCACCAACATCAATGTCGCGGCGCTGGCCAGCGGCGCTACCCGCGAGGTCGAGCGTACCGTCAACGTGCCGATGCTCGTGCGCCCCGGGGTCTACTTCCCCTATGTGGTTTGTGACCCGCTGGGTGCCATTGAGGAACCCTTCCGCTCCAACAACACAGCACTTCAACTCGACGCGGTAAATATCACTGATGAGGCCGACATCGATCTCTTCGTCGCCTCACTCACCGTCCCCTCCTCCGCCACGCAGGGCGACCTTATCACCGTGCGCGCCGAAATCTGTGTCGACGGCTCCAACGCCTCCGGCGCGACCGCCGGCGCGCTCTTTCGCTCGGCGGGAACGTCGGTGAACTTCGGTGCCGATCCTGTTGAGACCTTTGAAATTCCCAACATCAACCCCGGCGAATGCGAGGAGCTTACGTTTGAAGTCGAAGCCCAATGCGCAGACTTCATCGCGCAGCAGAGCTTTGGCCTTGCCGTCGATACCGGCGGGCTCCTGCCCGAGGCGAACGTCACCAACAACCGCCGCACCGGCACCAACCCACTTGCCGTCGAAGGCCCCTTCTGCACGTGCACCGAAGACGCCAACAGCCCCAACCATCAGGTCTTTGATGCCGTGAACACCTCGGCAGGTACGCTGGATGCGGCGGTCTGCGTGCCCAACACCTGCGACTTCTATGAGACTCAGGTGAGTGCCGGGCAGACGTTGATCGTCACGACCCGTTTTGACAGTGACCGCGGCGCGCTTCAGACCACCCTCTTTGCCCCCAACCGCTCGGAACAGCTCGCCCGCACAGCAACCGCGGATGAACAGCAGGTTGCGGTCTTTCTGGCGCCGGCGAGCCGGGTGTATCCCTACTCGGTCTGCGGGCGGAGCGCCGGGGATCAAAACTACTACGAGCTCGATGTCCAGGTGCTGGACCTGGCTTCCGATGTCGATGTGCTGCCGCGTGCGCTGGAGTTGCCCCCACAGACCACCTGGTCGGCAGGCGCGACCATCGACCTGAGCGCCGAGATTGTGAACATCGGTGCGGTGGCCACCGGCGGCTTTGAGGCGCGCGTCGTTCTGACATCCTCCCGTGAGCTCGGTGGCGAAGGCGACATCACTCTGGGTAACTTCCCCATCGCGTCGATCGAGTCCGGCTCCAGCCGGCAACTAACCCTCCCGGTGGAGCTAAGTGCAGGCCTCGCCGATGGCACCTATCACCTGGCACTGACGCTCGACCCGGCGGGCTCGCTCAATGAATCCCGCGTCGGCAACAATACTGCGTTCAGCACCTCCTTTGAGGTCTTCACGCGATGCTTCGATCCCTTCTCACCAAACACCTCCTTTGACGAAGCAGCCTCCCTGACCGAGGGCAGCTTCAGCAACCTTCTGGCCTGCGCCGGGCAGAGCGACTACTACGAGATCTGTGTGGCGGACGGGCAGCAATTCGACGCGACCATCAACTTCCTCAACAGCCAGGGAGATCTGGATCTACGCCTCTTCGCCGCGGATCGCAGCGTCATCGACACGTCCGCGCGAAGCGGCGTGGACGAGGAGCAGGTCGGCGTTGACTACGTTAACGGGGCACAATGCTACTACCTGCGCGTCTCCCTTGTTCCCATCGATCCTGACGCGTCTACGACCTACACGCTCGATCTGGATGTGCGCGAAGTTGATCCGGCGCTACGCTGCGACGGGGACTTTGAACCCAATAACGACCTCGACAACGCCACAAGCCTGCGCGCAGCGCTGGACGCTCCGGCCGCCCTTGATCGCTGTCCGGTCGGTGATGTCGACGTCTACCACGTCGAACTCGCCGCCGGGCAACCGGTGACGTTGCGGGCCAATCTGGAACCGGCGGCACAGCCGGGAATCCTGCGCATGCAGATCTACCGCCCCAACCGCACCCCCGACGATCTGGATGAGAGCGCACCGGGATTGCCGCGCGCCGAGCTTATCAACTACGTGCCACCGGTTTCCGGACGCTACTTTGTTGAGATTTCTGTGGGCGGAAGCGAGCGACGCGTCACTTACACCCTGGAGGCCGAAGACCTTCCGGGCATCGATCTCAGCGCCACCAACCTCACGATAGGTCCGGGCTCCTACCAGGAGGGGGACGTGGTGCGCTACGGCTTCGATCTTACCAACGCCGGCGGCGACACCGCGGCGGCGCCCACCTACGAAGTCTTTCTGGGCACCTCGGCGATTCGGGACCAGGGGCAAGACATCTTCCTCGGCGAGTTCGCTCTCAGCGATGTCGCCCCCGGACAGACGTTGGATGTCACCGGCCAGGTGGCATTGCCCGCAGGCTACACCCCTGGCACCGGCTACCTGCACGTGGTCGTTGACCCTCTGGATGAGTTCGGGGATGTTAACCGCGCCAACAACGTCGCCAGCCGCACCATCGAGCTCGTTGAAGCTCAGGGCGGCACCCCTTGA
- a CDS encoding PilZ domain-containing protein — protein sequence MNRISGTIRRQPSFRPSFAGVRRHPRCELQTRVFVQDADGWEIPLESLDFCPTGMFVRSNFLFEPGQVHTLIFEGPGGESTYAVRARVVRAETGAEFGDRLPADFVPGMAYEFIDVAPRVRQRLFGLAAMCGVRV from the coding sequence ATGAATCGCATCAGCGGCACCATCCGACGTCAGCCCAGCTTCCGTCCCTCGTTTGCTGGCGTGCGCCGCCACCCTCGCTGCGAGCTTCAGACTCGCGTCTTCGTGCAGGACGCCGACGGGTGGGAGATTCCCCTGGAGAGCCTGGACTTTTGTCCGACCGGGATGTTCGTGCGATCGAATTTTCTTTTTGAGCCCGGGCAGGTGCACACCCTGATCTTTGAGGGGCCGGGCGGTGAGTCGACTTACGCGGTGCGTGCACGCGTGGTGCGCGCGGAGACCGGTGCGGAGTTTGGCGATCGCCTCCCGGCCGATTTCGTGCCGGGGATGGCCTATGAGTTTATCGACGTCGCCCCACGGGTACGTCAGCGTCTCTTCGGGCTGGCGGCGATGTGCGGCGTGAGAGTCTGA
- a CDS encoding AMP-dependent synthetase/ligase yields the protein MVNTLVQLFEEQVQRSSVRVAMRFYDDQAWTTRTWRDWWERSERIAAGLMALGVEAGDSVALIASTRPAWVEADMGIMMAGAATVALHPAVSEAGIAAALTGCKPGVVIVEDPVQMARLVAMPQALTSVRAVVYIDADVMVKRRGGGAGELMRVDAFQLPEHIVRLSLDELGQQGRRRLTDDSRFVGSRRRQITPEMSAAVVFTAGTRAEPRAVTLTHHNLVAQVEAMSALRLFSFDDVQLLFLPLAHVFARVLYLAGVGSGMTVAFGRGARHLLDDLSEVRPTLLASVPWVYEQLQAEIISRVEERGLRAQLMPLALEVGKTVRRRMLGGQPASRLLRFEHAFFSKVLLEDVRERLGGRMRFLISGGAPLRPEITEFFFSTGVQLLEGYGLTEASGAVAFNLPDGVRIGSVGRALPGVDVTLADDGEVLVRGDTIAHELAEGEGAGQVDARGWLHTGDIGRFDREGFLFVVDRKREVVVTSTGRHIAPGPLESALEEFDLIAHAVLVGEGLPFVSALVALNPDRLLAFVQAQGLDYRASVRELTTHPTVHQALMGHLDGVNRRHTVAERIRRLAVIPEFLSVADQTLTASGEVRRPVVLERYQALVDSLYADRRTSAGSAAGKN from the coding sequence ATGGTCAACACCCTGGTCCAGTTGTTTGAAGAGCAGGTGCAGCGCTCCAGCGTGCGCGTCGCCATGCGTTTTTATGACGATCAGGCGTGGACGACGCGTACCTGGCGGGACTGGTGGGAGCGCTCCGAGCGCATCGCCGCGGGGTTGATGGCGTTGGGGGTTGAGGCGGGCGATTCAGTAGCATTGATCGCTTCAACGCGACCGGCCTGGGTCGAAGCCGATATGGGCATCATGATGGCTGGCGCGGCGACTGTTGCGTTGCATCCGGCGGTCAGTGAGGCCGGGATCGCGGCGGCGCTGACTGGCTGTAAGCCGGGCGTCGTCATCGTAGAAGACCCCGTGCAGATGGCTCGACTTGTGGCGATGCCGCAGGCGTTAACATCGGTCCGGGCGGTCGTTTACATCGATGCCGACGTGATGGTGAAGCGACGCGGAGGTGGGGCGGGGGAGTTGATGCGCGTCGATGCCTTTCAACTTCCCGAGCATATCGTGCGTCTCTCGCTGGATGAGCTCGGGCAGCAGGGGCGTCGACGGTTGACGGATGATTCACGCTTTGTGGGCTCACGACGCCGCCAGATCACCCCGGAGATGAGCGCGGCGGTGGTGTTTACCGCCGGAACGCGTGCTGAGCCGCGGGCGGTTACACTTACGCACCATAACCTTGTGGCTCAGGTTGAGGCGATGTCCGCCTTGCGTCTGTTTAGTTTTGACGACGTGCAGCTGCTCTTTTTGCCCCTGGCGCACGTCTTCGCCCGGGTGCTGTATCTGGCGGGGGTGGGCTCCGGGATGACGGTGGCGTTTGGGCGAGGGGCGCGTCATCTTCTGGATGACCTCTCCGAGGTGCGTCCCACGTTGCTGGCCAGCGTGCCCTGGGTCTATGAGCAGCTCCAGGCTGAGATTATCTCCCGGGTGGAGGAGCGCGGGTTGCGCGCGCAGCTGATGCCACTTGCGCTCGAAGTTGGAAAAACCGTGCGCCGGCGCATGCTGGGCGGGCAGCCTGCCTCTCGGCTCCTGCGCTTTGAACATGCATTCTTTTCTAAAGTATTACTTGAGGATGTCCGGGAGCGCCTGGGCGGTCGCATGCGCTTTCTGATCAGCGGAGGCGCGCCTCTGCGACCGGAGATCACCGAGTTCTTCTTCTCGACCGGAGTTCAGCTTCTCGAAGGTTACGGACTGACGGAGGCCTCGGGCGCGGTGGCGTTTAACCTTCCAGACGGTGTTCGAATCGGGAGCGTGGGGCGTGCTCTGCCCGGGGTTGATGTGACCCTGGCCGACGATGGGGAAGTGCTCGTGCGAGGCGACACGATCGCGCACGAGCTGGCAGAGGGGGAGGGCGCCGGTCAGGTCGACGCGCGCGGTTGGTTGCATACCGGCGACATCGGACGATTTGATCGCGAGGGGTTTCTCTTTGTGGTCGATCGCAAGCGGGAGGTGGTGGTGACTTCAACCGGACGGCACATCGCTCCGGGGCCGCTGGAGAGTGCGCTGGAGGAGTTTGATCTGATTGCCCACGCGGTGCTCGTGGGCGAGGGGTTGCCTTTTGTTTCAGCCCTGGTGGCGCTGAACCCGGATCGCCTCCTGGCGTTTGTACAGGCTCAGGGGCTGGACTACCGCGCTTCGGTCCGTGAGTTGACTACTCATCCGACGGTGCACCAGGCGTTGATGGGGCATCTTGATGGCGTGAACCGGCGCCACACCGTCGCCGAGCGCATTCGCCGGCTGGCGGTGATTCCCGAATTTCTTTCGGTGGCAGACCAGACCCTGACGGCTTCGGGGGAGGTGCGTCGCCCGGTGGTGCTTGAGCGCTATCAGGCGCTTGTCGACTCGCTCTATGCGGATCGGCGCACAAGTGCTGGCAGCGCTGCAGGAAAAAATTGA